A genomic window from Pseudoalteromonas piratica includes:
- the astA gene encoding arginine N-succinyltransferase produces MIIVRPIKSSDYPALMKIAEDSGHGFTSLPQNEELLKSKIARSENSFNKSVSHPEDEGYLFVMEDLSTGDVVGTSAIEAAVGLDDAFYHYHLSKVIHSSRELNVYKAVDILTLCNDYTGATELCTLYLQDHYRKGGNGKLLSKMRFMFMKAHAERFANKVLAEMRGVSDENGESPFWQWLEEHFFSMDFPTADYLTGIGQKVFIAELMPKYPIYVNLLSKDAQAVIGQVHEKTRPAIELLKSEGFTFNGYVDIFDAGPTVEADVSNIKTIRDCQNRKVIIGEMNADAQQSYMLSNHKLVDFRALLSTMTLDASSDTITLSAELANALHVSEGDVITVAPL; encoded by the coding sequence ATGATTATCGTTCGTCCGATTAAAAGCTCGGATTATCCAGCTTTAATGAAGATTGCTGAGGATTCAGGCCATGGCTTCACGTCTTTGCCGCAAAATGAAGAACTGCTTAAATCTAAAATAGCGCGTTCTGAAAACAGTTTTAACAAATCTGTATCACATCCTGAAGATGAAGGTTACTTATTTGTGATGGAAGACCTATCAACGGGTGACGTTGTCGGTACTTCTGCAATTGAGGCTGCGGTTGGTTTAGATGACGCATTTTACCATTATCACTTAAGTAAGGTGATCCACTCATCACGTGAACTTAACGTTTACAAAGCAGTAGATATTCTTACCTTGTGTAATGATTATACAGGTGCAACTGAGTTATGTACTTTGTATCTTCAAGATCACTACCGTAAAGGTGGAAATGGTAAGTTGTTATCCAAAATGCGTTTTATGTTCATGAAAGCGCATGCTGAACGTTTCGCTAATAAAGTATTGGCTGAAATGCGTGGTGTGTCTGATGAAAATGGCGAAAGCCCATTTTGGCAATGGCTTGAAGAACACTTCTTTTCAATGGATTTTCCAACGGCTGATTACCTAACGGGTATTGGTCAAAAGGTCTTTATTGCCGAGCTGATGCCGAAATACCCAATCTATGTCAATCTGTTAAGTAAAGATGCACAAGCTGTGATTGGGCAAGTACACGAAAAAACACGCCCGGCAATTGAATTGCTAAAAAGTGAAGGTTTTACCTTTAATGGCTATGTTGATATTTTCGATGCTGGACCGACAGTTGAAGCTGATGTCAGCAACATCAAAACAATTCGTGATTGCCAAAATCGTAAAGTGATTATTGGCGAGATGAATGCTGATGCTCAGCAAAGTTATATGCTTTCAAATCATAAGTTGGTTGACTTTAGGGCATTACTATCGACAATGACCTTGGATGCAAGCAGTGACACTATTACTCTGTCAGCTGAACTTGCAAATGCGCTACATGTTTCTGAAGGTGATGTGATTACTGTCGCACCACTTTAA